Proteins from one Terriglobales bacterium genomic window:
- the deoC gene encoding deoxyribose-phosphate aldolase yields MAVKLVKKDSVAAVTVRASEALNSTEQAIATLGGRDLVANRGIPLNIDWVEEVRVNTSAVERRAQSLVARRTVKKEWQAAWLLRAISCMDLTTLSGDDTHERVRRLCAKARQPIQQPLAQKLGVEELGIKVAAVCVYHTFIETALQALEGSGIHVAAVSTGFPAGLSPLAERVAEIRRSVEAGAHEIDVVITRAHVFGGQWQALYDEVATFKEACGRAHLKVILGTGDLLTLRNVARASYVAMMAGADFIKTSTGKEATNATLPAGLVMTRAIREYAHQTGMAVGFKPAGGIRTAKQSLEWLSLMREELGVPWMQASLFRFGASGMLADIERQLEYFATGRYSAEHRHPIA; encoded by the coding sequence ATGGCCGTGAAGTTGGTCAAGAAGGACAGTGTGGCGGCTGTGACGGTTCGCGCCAGCGAAGCCCTGAACTCGACTGAGCAGGCGATTGCCACCCTCGGCGGCCGCGATCTGGTCGCCAACCGCGGCATTCCGCTGAACATTGACTGGGTGGAAGAGGTTCGGGTGAACACCAGCGCGGTGGAGCGCCGCGCGCAGTCGCTGGTGGCGCGTCGCACGGTGAAGAAGGAATGGCAGGCGGCGTGGCTGCTGCGCGCCATCTCGTGCATGGACCTGACCACGCTTTCGGGCGACGACACGCATGAGCGTGTCCGGCGGCTGTGCGCCAAGGCGCGGCAGCCGATCCAGCAGCCGCTGGCGCAGAAGCTGGGCGTGGAAGAACTGGGAATCAAGGTCGCGGCGGTGTGCGTGTATCACACGTTCATCGAGACGGCGCTGCAGGCGCTGGAAGGCAGCGGCATTCACGTAGCGGCGGTCTCCACCGGTTTTCCGGCGGGACTCTCGCCGCTGGCGGAGCGCGTGGCGGAGATTCGCCGCTCGGTCGAAGCGGGCGCGCACGAGATTGACGTGGTCATCACGCGCGCGCACGTGTTCGGCGGGCAGTGGCAGGCGCTGTACGACGAAGTCGCGACCTTCAAGGAAGCCTGCGGACGCGCGCACCTGAAAGTGATTCTCGGGACGGGCGACCTGCTGACGCTGCGCAACGTTGCCAGAGCCAGCTACGTGGCGATGATGGCCGGCGCCGACTTCATCAAGACGTCGACCGGAAAAGAGGCGACCAACGCCACGCTTCCCGCCGGGCTGGTGATGACGCGCGCCATCCGCGAGTACGCGCACCAAACCGGCATGGCGGTGGGTTTCAAGCCGGCGGGCGGCATCCGGACGGCGAAGCAGTCGCTGGAGTGGCTGTCGCTGATGCGCGAAGAGCTGGGCGTGCCGTGGATGCAGGCGAGCCTGTTCCGCTTCGGCGCCAGCGGCATGCTGGCCGACATCGAGCGGCAGCTGGAATACTTCGCCACCGGCCGATACTCGGCCGAGCACCGTCATCCGATTGCTTAA
- the uxaC gene encoding glucuronate isomerase produces MNFIHDDFLLQNHAAKRLYEEYAAGQPILDYHCHLPAREIAENRRFKNLFEAWLEGDHYKWRAMRADGVAEKYCTGDAGDYEKFLAWARVVPRTLRNPLYHWTHLELKRYFGIDDLLDEKTAPSIWKRANEQLASDGLTAHGILAKFSVRAVCTTDDPADSLEHHQRIAASNLATRVYPTFRPDAVLNVHLPVDWNFWIDKIGATANVEIRKLADLLTSIRKRHDEFHALGCRLSDHGLDHCYADLCSEREAAAIFDTARSGRAVTPEERSRFAGFMMLYFGRLDAEKGWTKQMHLGARRNANSRMRQQVGRDAGYDCVGDWPQGEALVSYLDRLDQENALPKMVIYNLNPRDNYLFATIAGSFSDGSTAGKIQFGSGWWFLDQKEAIEWQINALSNTGLLSRFIGMVTDSRSFLSYPRHEYFRRVLCNMLGADIEAGLLPADESLAGRLIEDVCFGNAAAFLGLGCVTSEKAGGRA; encoded by the coding sequence ATGAACTTCATACACGACGATTTCCTGCTTCAGAACCATGCTGCGAAGCGGCTCTATGAGGAGTACGCCGCCGGCCAGCCGATCCTCGACTACCACTGCCATCTTCCGGCGCGCGAGATCGCCGAGAACCGGCGCTTCAAGAACCTGTTTGAAGCGTGGCTGGAGGGCGACCACTACAAGTGGCGCGCGATGCGGGCCGACGGCGTCGCCGAGAAGTACTGCACCGGCGATGCCGGCGACTACGAGAAGTTCCTGGCCTGGGCGCGGGTGGTGCCGCGCACGCTGCGCAACCCGCTCTATCACTGGACGCACCTGGAGCTGAAGCGCTACTTCGGCATTGACGATCTTCTCGACGAGAAAACCGCGCCGTCGATTTGGAAGCGCGCCAACGAGCAGCTAGCCTCCGATGGACTTACCGCGCACGGCATCCTGGCGAAGTTCAGCGTGCGCGCCGTGTGCACGACCGACGATCCGGCCGACAGCCTGGAGCACCACCAGCGGATTGCCGCGTCGAACCTGGCGACGCGAGTGTATCCGACCTTTCGTCCGGATGCGGTGCTGAATGTTCACCTGCCGGTGGACTGGAATTTCTGGATCGACAAGATCGGCGCGACCGCCAACGTGGAGATCCGCAAGCTCGCTGACCTGCTCACCTCGATTCGCAAGCGTCACGACGAATTCCATGCGCTCGGTTGCCGGCTCTCGGACCACGGCCTGGACCATTGCTACGCCGACCTGTGCAGCGAGCGGGAAGCGGCGGCGATCTTCGATACTGCCCGTTCGGGCCGCGCGGTGACGCCGGAGGAGCGCAGCCGCTTTGCCGGCTTCATGATGCTGTACTTCGGGCGGCTCGACGCCGAAAAAGGCTGGACCAAGCAGATGCACCTGGGGGCGCGGCGCAACGCCAATTCGCGCATGCGCCAGCAGGTGGGACGCGACGCGGGCTATGATTGCGTGGGCGACTGGCCGCAGGGGGAGGCGCTGGTCAGTTACCTGGACCGGCTCGACCAGGAAAACGCGCTGCCCAAGATGGTGATCTACAACCTGAACCCGCGCGACAACTACCTGTTCGCGACCATCGCGGGCAGCTTCTCGGACGGCAGCACCGCCGGCAAGATCCAGTTCGGCAGTGGATGGTGGTTCCTCGATCAGAAGGAAGCGATTGAGTGGCAGATCAACGCGCTCTCCAACACCGGGCTGCTCTCGCGCTTCATCGGCATGGTGACCGATTCGCGCTCGTTCCTGTCATACCCGCGGCACGAGTATTTCCGCCGCGTGCTGTGCAACATGCTGGGCGCCGACATCGAAGCCGGGCTCCTGCCGGCAGACGAATCTCTGGCCGGCCGGCTGATCGAAGACGTGTGCTTCGGCAATGCCGCGGCTTTCCTGGGCCTGGGTTGCGTGACCTCAGAAAAAGCAGGAGGGCGTGCATGA
- a CDS encoding AsmA family protein: MKRSLIIVGVVLLAALTAVACISFFFDANVVRPQVESRLQSALGRSVHVGSLSLSLLSGGLSASDITIADDPAFSRGPFVRARQVNVGVELWPLITRREANISSLTLVNPEVTLLQAGDGRWNFSTLGSNAKKGGGSAAPGSARISSLKVEDGRVSVGRAGGKLSAYTNVNVKASNIGPDSQFPFSMSLTTPGGGKATIEGHAGPVNATDSALTPLNAEIKISSLDLGSTGLLGPESAVSGVMDYTGTLASSDGTARSEGTIRAQRLRLTKAGSPASAPITIDYAATHNLQRSTGTLSRGNIHIGKSISHLTGNYDLRNEPAVVHMVMTGQDLPVPDLVGVLPAFGVTLPSGASLQGGTATANLRFDGAVDRMLTSGAVQIANTKVTNFSMAKELALVAALAGIQKTADTTIQMMSSDLQISPGGTQAQNLNIVIPELGAVTGSGVIASNNTLDFRMVAKLNTAAGSVAGGLANLAGLAGKGSNTLPFRIQGTTARPIFVPDVAGMVKGGGLLQPLGSGGTQSGQTSNRSPNQQNSVGDLIHGLLGNKKKK; this comes from the coding sequence GTGAAACGCAGCCTGATCATCGTTGGCGTGGTGCTGCTTGCAGCGCTCACAGCAGTCGCTTGCATTTCGTTTTTCTTCGACGCAAACGTAGTGCGGCCGCAGGTTGAGTCACGCCTGCAATCGGCGCTGGGCCGCAGCGTGCACGTGGGCAGCCTGAGCCTTTCCCTGCTTTCGGGCGGCCTGAGCGCCAGCGATATCACGATCGCCGACGATCCCGCCTTCAGCCGCGGCCCGTTCGTTCGGGCGAGGCAGGTCAATGTGGGCGTCGAGCTGTGGCCGCTCATCACGCGCCGCGAAGCCAACATCAGCTCGCTCACGCTGGTGAACCCTGAGGTCACGCTGCTGCAAGCGGGCGACGGACGCTGGAATTTTTCTACCCTCGGCAGCAACGCGAAAAAAGGCGGAGGCAGCGCGGCGCCGGGCTCGGCGCGAATTTCATCGCTCAAGGTGGAGGATGGACGCGTGTCGGTTGGCCGGGCAGGCGGCAAGTTGAGCGCCTATACGAACGTCAATGTGAAGGCAAGCAACATCGGCCCCGACTCGCAGTTTCCCTTCAGCATGAGCCTCACCACTCCGGGAGGCGGGAAGGCGACGATCGAAGGGCATGCCGGTCCGGTGAACGCCACCGATAGCGCGCTGACGCCACTGAACGCCGAAATCAAGATCTCCTCGCTCGACCTCGGCTCGACCGGCCTGCTGGGGCCGGAATCGGCCGTCTCGGGCGTGATGGACTACACAGGAACGCTCGCTTCCAGCGACGGCACTGCCCGGTCCGAGGGCACGATCAGGGCGCAGAGACTGCGGCTCACCAAGGCGGGTTCACCGGCTTCGGCGCCCATCACGATTGATTACGCCGCTACGCACAACCTGCAGCGCTCCACCGGGACGCTTTCCAGGGGCAACATACATATCGGAAAGAGCATCTCTCACCTGACGGGAAACTACGACTTGCGCAATGAACCTGCGGTTGTCCACATGGTGATGACAGGGCAAGACCTGCCCGTGCCGGACCTGGTGGGAGTGTTGCCGGCGTTCGGGGTCACGCTGCCCTCGGGTGCGTCGTTGCAGGGCGGCACGGCGACCGCCAATCTGAGATTCGATGGCGCCGTGGATCGGATGCTGACCTCGGGCGCGGTGCAAATCGCCAACACGAAGGTGACGAACTTCAGCATGGCGAAGGAGCTGGCGCTGGTGGCGGCGCTCGCCGGCATTCAGAAGACGGCGGACACGACGATCCAGATGATGAGTTCGGACTTGCAGATCAGCCCGGGCGGCACGCAGGCGCAGAACCTGAACATCGTGATTCCCGAGCTTGGCGCCGTGACCGGCTCGGGCGTGATTGCCAGCAACAACACGCTCGACTTCCGCATGGTGGCCAAGCTCAACACGGCGGCGGGCAGCGTTGCCGGCGGGCTGGCAAACCTGGCCGGCCTGGCGGGCAAGGGAAGCAATACGCTGCCGTTTCGCATTCAGGGAACCACGGCCCGGCCGATCTTCGTTCCCGATGTCGCCGGCATGGTGAAGGGCGGCGGCCTGCTGCAACCGCTGGGCAGCGGGGGCACGCAGAGCGGGCAAACCAGCAACCGGAGTCCTAACCAGCAAAACTCCGTTGGCGATTTGATCCACGGTCTCCTCGGCAACAAGAAGAAAAAATGA
- a CDS encoding SulP family inorganic anion transporter: MDKDLPQKSWRLAEAWLPKSFLVLRQYNRHRFVSDLIAGVTVGLVALPLAMAFAISSGVPPQSGIYCAIVAGFIISALGGSKTQIGGPTGAFVVIVAGIVAKHGVGGLFICTFMAGVILVLMGATGFGSAVKFIPRPVVIGFTNGIAVLIASTQIKDFFGLHIEQVPSEFGPRMLAIVRAWNTVGLGPALLAVAALVVILLVPRVTRRVPGTIVALLLGTLAALGLRLHVETIGSRFGGIPSGLPRVEIPAFHFSMVPSLLGPALTVAMLGAIESLMSAVVSDRMSNDKHNPNVELIAQGLANIASPMVGGLPATGAIARTATNIRSGAQSPVAGMVHALTLLAMLLFAAPLARFIPMSVLAAILVVVAYNMGEWGEIRDIVKLTASDISVWAVTFLLTVFADLTVAVEAGMILATLLFIRKVTITTTVSAVTNAYVDEGRVHILQDKSIPEYVRIFRIHGPFLFGATDKISVIHDHLSELPPIVILRLRNMTAVDATGLKALEEVADALHASGRELILCGAREQPASLMHQAEFEEHVGVENICPNVEAALQRARRVYEDSVELRRQFGRFERRRSASAK; encoded by the coding sequence GTGGACAAAGACCTGCCGCAAAAGTCGTGGCGCCTGGCCGAGGCCTGGCTGCCGAAGTCGTTCCTTGTCCTTCGCCAATACAACCGGCACAGGTTTGTTTCCGATCTGATCGCCGGGGTCACCGTTGGCCTGGTGGCGCTGCCGCTGGCCATGGCTTTCGCCATCTCCTCCGGCGTGCCGCCGCAATCGGGCATCTACTGCGCCATTGTTGCCGGGTTCATCATTTCGGCGCTGGGCGGCTCCAAGACACAGATTGGCGGCCCGACCGGCGCGTTCGTGGTGATCGTCGCCGGCATTGTGGCCAAACACGGCGTGGGCGGGCTGTTCATCTGCACCTTCATGGCGGGCGTCATTTTGGTGCTGATGGGCGCCACCGGCTTTGGATCCGCCGTCAAGTTCATTCCCCGGCCGGTGGTGATCGGCTTCACCAACGGAATCGCGGTGCTGATTGCCAGCACGCAAATCAAGGATTTCTTCGGACTCCACATCGAACAAGTTCCCAGCGAATTTGGGCCGCGCATGCTGGCCATTGTGCGCGCCTGGAATACGGTCGGCCTCGGGCCGGCGCTGCTGGCGGTGGCTGCGCTGGTGGTGATCCTGCTCGTTCCCAGGGTCACGCGTCGTGTTCCCGGCACCATCGTTGCGCTGCTTCTGGGGACGCTGGCGGCGTTGGGGTTGCGCCTGCACGTGGAAACGATCGGATCGCGGTTCGGCGGCATTCCCAGCGGGCTGCCGCGAGTGGAGATACCCGCCTTCCACTTCAGCATGGTGCCGTCGCTGCTTGGGCCGGCCCTGACGGTCGCCATGCTCGGGGCCATTGAATCGCTCATGTCGGCGGTGGTTTCCGACCGGATGAGCAACGACAAGCACAATCCCAACGTGGAGCTGATCGCGCAGGGCCTGGCGAACATCGCCTCGCCGATGGTCGGAGGACTTCCCGCCACGGGAGCCATAGCCCGTACCGCCACCAATATCCGCTCCGGCGCACAGAGTCCGGTCGCGGGCATGGTGCATGCGCTTACGTTGCTGGCCATGCTGCTGTTTGCCGCGCCGCTGGCGCGCTTCATTCCGATGTCGGTCCTGGCGGCGATTTTGGTCGTGGTGGCCTACAACATGGGCGAGTGGGGTGAAATTCGCGACATCGTGAAGCTGACCGCATCGGACATTTCGGTTTGGGCGGTCACGTTCCTGCTCACCGTGTTCGCCGATCTCACCGTCGCCGTCGAAGCGGGCATGATTCTCGCCACTCTGCTGTTCATCCGCAAAGTGACCATCACAACCACCGTTTCCGCGGTGACCAATGCTTACGTTGACGAAGGGCGCGTGCATATTCTCCAGGACAAGAGCATTCCGGAATACGTACGCATCTTCCGCATTCACGGTCCATTCCTGTTTGGCGCCACGGACAAGATTTCCGTCATTCACGATCATCTCTCCGAGCTGCCGCCGATCGTGATTCTGCGCTTGCGCAACATGACTGCGGTCGACGCCACAGGGTTGAAGGCCCTGGAGGAGGTCGCCGATGCGTTGCACGCCTCCGGCCGCGAGTTGATTTTGTGTGGGGCGCGTGAGCAGCCCGCCAGCCTGATGCACCAAGCCGAGTTCGAAGAACACGTGGGCGTGGAGAACATTTGCCCCAACGTGGAGGCTGCTTTGCAACGCGCCCGCCGCGTCTATGAAGACAGCGTGGAATTGCGGCGTCAGTTCGGCCGCTTCGAGCGCCGCCGCTCCGCCAGCGCAAAATAG
- a CDS encoding aldehyde dehydrogenase family protein encodes MSIVEKFVSMEYGPAPEDPKEALAWLDGHKRRFGHFVNGAWLAPSAGEYFDSNDPSTGERLAQVAQGSLADVNAAVEAARKALPAWQALTPHARARYLYALARQVQKHSRRLAVIETMDNGKPIRESRDIDIPLVARHFYHHAGWAQLLEQEFPGYTACGVVGQVIPWNFPLLMLAWKIAPALATGNTVVLKPAEFTPLSALAFAELCAEAGLPPGVVNIVTGDGRTGEALVKHDDVDKIAFTGSTEVGRIIRKATAASHKKISLELGGKSPFIIFEDADLDSAVEGLVDGIWFNQGQVCCAGSRLLMQESIAEPLIGKIRERMESLRMGPPLDKAIDIGAIVAPVQLERIKRLVEQGVSEGASCWQPSTPVPARGLYFPPTLLINVHPASTVAQEEIFGPVLAAMSFRTPREAVELANNTTYGLAASVWSESINVALHVAAQLKAGVVWVNSTNLFDAACGFGGYRESGYGREGGREGLLEYLEPAWFKSAPQLRAATASVGADENDDGDSGMPAIDRTVKLYIGGKQARPDSGYSLPVHAADGALLGEIPLGNRKDIRNAVEAAHKAEGWGKATAHNRAQVLFYIAENLSQRGTQAAAGLSRVVGEQQAAAEVQASIERIFSYAAWADKYDGAVHNPPFRNVALAMNEPIGTVGIVCPREAPLLGFVSVVMPAIAAGNTVVAIPSELYPLIVGDLYQVLDTSDLPGGVVNIVTGRAMELMKVLAEHDDVDAIWSFADAAAAEAAKSLSTGNLKQVWTNEGRSIDWFDARQAEGRWFLHHATQVKNIWVPYGE; translated from the coding sequence ATGAGCATCGTCGAAAAATTCGTCAGCATGGAATACGGCCCCGCGCCGGAAGATCCAAAAGAGGCGCTAGCGTGGCTGGACGGCCACAAGCGCCGTTTCGGTCACTTCGTGAACGGCGCGTGGCTTGCGCCCTCGGCCGGCGAATACTTCGATAGCAACGATCCTTCCACCGGCGAGCGGCTCGCGCAGGTGGCGCAGGGCTCGCTTGCTGATGTGAACGCCGCCGTTGAAGCGGCGCGGAAAGCGTTGCCGGCGTGGCAGGCGCTCACGCCACATGCGCGCGCGCGCTATCTGTACGCGCTTGCACGACAGGTGCAGAAGCACTCGCGGCGGCTGGCCGTGATCGAGACGATGGACAACGGCAAGCCCATCCGCGAGAGCCGTGACATTGATATTCCGCTGGTCGCGCGGCACTTCTACCACCACGCCGGATGGGCGCAACTGCTCGAGCAGGAATTTCCCGGCTATACCGCCTGCGGCGTCGTGGGGCAGGTGATCCCGTGGAATTTCCCGCTGCTGATGCTGGCGTGGAAGATCGCGCCGGCGCTGGCGACGGGCAACACCGTTGTCCTGAAGCCCGCCGAATTCACCCCGCTGAGCGCGCTGGCGTTCGCCGAGTTGTGCGCCGAAGCCGGGCTGCCGCCGGGCGTGGTCAACATCGTGACCGGCGACGGGCGCACGGGCGAAGCGCTAGTGAAGCACGACGACGTGGACAAGATCGCTTTTACCGGTTCGACCGAGGTCGGGCGCATCATCCGCAAAGCGACCGCCGCGAGCCACAAGAAGATTTCGCTCGAACTCGGCGGCAAGTCGCCGTTCATCATTTTCGAGGACGCCGACCTGGACAGCGCCGTGGAAGGCCTGGTGGACGGAATCTGGTTCAACCAGGGGCAGGTCTGCTGCGCCGGGTCGCGGCTGCTGATGCAGGAGAGCATCGCCGAGCCGCTGATCGGGAAAATTCGCGAGCGCATGGAGTCGCTGCGCATGGGGCCGCCGCTCGACAAGGCGATCGACATCGGCGCCATCGTTGCGCCGGTGCAACTGGAGCGCATCAAGCGGCTGGTGGAGCAGGGTGTTTCGGAGGGCGCGAGTTGCTGGCAGCCCTCGACGCCGGTGCCGGCGCGCGGTCTCTATTTCCCGCCCACGCTCCTTATTAATGTGCATCCGGCCTCGACCGTGGCGCAGGAGGAGATCTTCGGACCGGTGCTGGCGGCGATGAGCTTCCGCACGCCGCGCGAGGCCGTTGAACTAGCCAACAACACGACGTATGGCCTGGCGGCGAGCGTGTGGAGCGAGAGCATCAACGTGGCGCTGCACGTGGCGGCGCAACTGAAGGCGGGCGTGGTTTGGGTGAACAGCACGAACCTGTTCGACGCGGCCTGCGGCTTTGGCGGATATCGCGAGAGCGGCTACGGACGCGAAGGCGGACGCGAGGGCCTGCTGGAGTATCTGGAGCCGGCATGGTTCAAGAGCGCGCCGCAGCTTCGCGCGGCGACGGCGTCGGTCGGCGCCGACGAAAACGACGACGGCGATTCCGGCATGCCCGCGATTGACCGCACGGTAAAGCTCTACATCGGCGGGAAGCAGGCGCGTCCCGATTCCGGATACAGCCTGCCGGTGCACGCCGCCGATGGCGCGCTGCTCGGCGAAATCCCGCTGGGGAACCGCAAAGACATTCGCAATGCCGTGGAGGCCGCACACAAAGCAGAAGGCTGGGGCAAGGCCACGGCGCATAATCGCGCGCAGGTGCTGTTCTACATCGCGGAAAATCTTTCCCAGCGCGGCACGCAGGCGGCCGCGGGGCTGTCGCGCGTGGTCGGCGAGCAGCAGGCGGCGGCCGAGGTGCAGGCGAGCATCGAGCGCATCTTCTCGTATGCGGCGTGGGCGGACAAGTACGACGGCGCGGTGCACAACCCGCCGTTCCGCAACGTCGCGCTGGCGATGAACGAGCCGATCGGGACGGTGGGCATCGTTTGTCCGCGGGAAGCGCCGTTGCTGGGATTCGTATCGGTTGTCATGCCGGCGATCGCGGCAGGGAACACGGTGGTCGCGATTCCTTCCGAGCTTTATCCGCTCATTGTCGGCGACCTCTACCAGGTGCTCGACACGAGCGACCTGCCGGGCGGCGTGGTCAACATTGTGACCGGGCGCGCGATGGAACTCATGAAGGTGCTGGCTGAGCACGATGACGTGGACGCCATCTGGTCGTTTGCCGATGCCGCCGCGGCGGAGGCGGCGAAGTCGCTCTCGACCGGGAACCTGAAGCAGGTGTGGACGAACGAAGGCCGCTCCATCGACTGGTTTGACGCGCGCCAGGCGGAGGGCCGCTGGTTTTTGCATCACGCCACACAGGTCAAGAACATCTGGGTGCCCTACGGGGAGTAG
- a CDS encoding tetratricopeptide repeat protein encodes MKSSTFAVLLSFALCLFVGAIAGQAQAPAVPTPADAAMEMVKQGRQLNSQGKQDEALALYQQALKASPDLFEAHLGAGVALDLKGQYAEARYHLNRALEAAKPEQKNSAMRTLAMSYAFEGKAGEAAKYERPLYDEAVAKSDFPTAAEIANEQARLFIEAGDLDNAQKWYQMGHETALRKADLKPEERDLWDFRWENAQARIAARRGNRAEAGRHVAAAKAIMDKGTITRGGNTDQTRFWPYLTGYVAYHTGDYKTAIGELQKADQRDPFIMLLLAQSYEKTGDAAKAKELYQQIMTVNSHNPTNAFARPVARKKLGTS; translated from the coding sequence ATGAAGAGTTCAACATTCGCAGTTCTGTTGTCGTTCGCCCTGTGCCTGTTCGTGGGCGCCATCGCGGGGCAGGCGCAGGCGCCCGCGGTTCCCACGCCTGCCGATGCGGCCATGGAAATGGTTAAACAAGGCCGCCAGCTGAATAGCCAGGGCAAGCAGGACGAGGCGCTGGCGCTTTACCAGCAGGCGCTCAAGGCTTCGCCCGATCTGTTTGAGGCGCACCTTGGTGCCGGCGTGGCGCTCGACCTGAAGGGGCAGTATGCCGAGGCGCGTTATCACCTGAATCGCGCGCTCGAGGCCGCCAAGCCGGAGCAGAAGAACAGCGCGATGCGGACGCTGGCCATGTCGTATGCCTTTGAGGGCAAGGCCGGCGAGGCCGCAAAGTACGAGCGCCCGCTGTACGACGAGGCGGTTGCCAAATCGGACTTCCCCACGGCCGCCGAAATCGCCAACGAGCAGGCGCGGCTTTTCATCGAGGCCGGCGATCTGGATAACGCGCAGAAGTGGTACCAGATGGGCCACGAAACCGCGCTGCGCAAAGCCGACCTGAAACCGGAAGAGCGCGATCTTTGGGACTTCCGCTGGGAGAACGCGCAAGCGCGGATCGCGGCGCGCCGCGGAAATCGCGCCGAAGCCGGGAGACACGTGGCCGCCGCCAAGGCGATCATGGACAAGGGAACGATCACGCGCGGAGGCAACACGGACCAGACGCGTTTCTGGCCGTATCTGACCGGTTATGTCGCCTATCACACCGGGGACTACAAGACGGCGATCGGCGAACTCCAGAAGGCCGACCAGCGCGATCCGTTCATCATGCTGCTGCTGGCGCAGTCGTACGAAAAGACGGGCGACGCGGCCAAGGCGAAGGAGCTTTACCAGCAGATCATGACCGTGAACAGCCACAACCCAACCAACGCGTTTGCGCGGCCGGTGGCGCGCAAGAAGCTGGGCACTTCGTAG
- a CDS encoding BON domain-containing protein, with protein MKRLRTIFLGLFCLSVAVTAAAHRQASARDVERIKREVMHEVLMLPYYDVFDAIGYKVDGNTVTLTGAVTRPTLKTDTENAVKKIEGVEKVINNIEVLPPSPNDDRLRLQLYRAIYGYPALEKYALLSIKPIRIIVKNGRVSLEGTVNSEGDKTLAGMQANSVPGIFAVQNNLAVASGKQA; from the coding sequence ATGAAACGACTTCGCACCATTTTCCTTGGCCTGTTTTGTCTATCGGTCGCGGTGACGGCTGCCGCACATCGGCAGGCTTCCGCGCGTGACGTGGAGCGCATCAAGCGCGAGGTCATGCACGAAGTCCTGATGCTGCCGTACTACGACGTTTTCGATGCGATCGGATACAAGGTTGACGGCAACACGGTGACGCTGACCGGCGCGGTCACGCGGCCCACACTCAAAACCGACACCGAAAACGCGGTGAAGAAGATTGAAGGCGTGGAGAAGGTGATCAACAACATCGAGGTGCTGCCGCCGTCGCCCAACGACGATCGCCTGCGCCTGCAGCTCTATCGCGCCATCTACGGATACCCGGCGCTGGAGAAGTACGCGCTGTTGTCCATCAAGCCGATTCGCATCATCGTGAAGAACGGGCGCGTTTCGCTGGAGGGCACGGTCAACAGCGAAGGCGATAAGACGCTGGCCGGCATGCAGGCCAACAGCGTGCCGGGAATCTTCGCGGTGCAGAACAACCTGGCGGTCGCCTCGGGCAAGCAAGCGTGA
- a CDS encoding DUF3011 domain-containing protein yields MKLRMAVFALTLLGVVVLVSRAASAQFGRQPSANSYPVTCESNDEHYRTCPTQGAVARVELQRQMSGSPCTFNRSWGFSSSGIWVDRGCRAVFTVYPYETGFRVPVLGGVWGHNRTLIKCESNDEHRRSCPVNDRVSSVEVYRQISGSPCTLNRSFGWSEREVWVDRGCRAEFTVYTGSGILNAGQGGGGFGRNQQTANIKCESDDEDYRFCPIANVRSARLVRQISGSPCTETQSWGWRNDGIWVDRGCRAEFEVRVRGR; encoded by the coding sequence ATGAAACTCCGGATGGCGGTCTTTGCATTGACGCTGCTGGGCGTCGTTGTGCTTGTATCGCGCGCCGCTTCGGCGCAGTTCGGACGCCAGCCGAGCGCCAACTCCTACCCGGTGACGTGTGAGTCCAATGACGAGCACTACCGCACCTGCCCGACGCAGGGCGCCGTGGCTCGCGTGGAATTGCAGCGGCAGATGAGCGGGTCGCCCTGCACGTTCAACCGGAGCTGGGGATTCAGCAGCAGCGGCATCTGGGTGGACCGCGGCTGCCGCGCCGTGTTCACGGTGTATCCGTACGAGACCGGGTTCCGCGTACCGGTCCTGGGCGGCGTGTGGGGCCACAACCGCACGCTGATCAAGTGCGAGTCGAACGACGAGCATCGCCGGTCGTGTCCGGTGAACGATCGCGTGTCGAGCGTCGAGGTCTATCGCCAGATCAGCGGCTCGCCGTGCACGCTGAATCGCAGCTTCGGCTGGAGCGAGCGCGAGGTGTGGGTTGATCGCGGCTGCCGCGCCGAATTCACCGTGTACACCGGCAGCGGAATCCTCAATGCCGGCCAGGGCGGGGGCGGTTTTGGGCGCAACCAGCAGACGGCCAACATCAAGTGCGAGTCCGACGACGAGGACTACCGCTTCTGCCCGATCGCGAACGTCCGCAGCGCGCGCCTGGTGCGGCAGATCAGCGGGTCGCCCTGTACGGAGACGCAGAGCTGGGGCTGGCGCAACGACGGCATCTGGGTGGACCGCGGCTGCCGCGCCGAATTCGAAGTGCGCGTCCGAGGGCGCTGA